A window of Macrotis lagotis isolate mMagLag1 chromosome X, bilby.v1.9.chrom.fasta, whole genome shotgun sequence contains these coding sequences:
- the CXH12orf76 gene encoding uncharacterized protein C12orf76 homolog codes for MRLGRCGLLLLGLGLGGLLPGPAEAPSPAGTPPERSRPYAVLRGQNLVLMGSIFSILLVTMILMAICVYKPLRRR; via the exons ATGCGGCTGGGGCGGTGCGGGCTGCTGCTGCTGGGCCTCGGCCTGGGCGGGCTCCTCCCGGGGCCGGCGGAGGCCCCGAGCCCCGCCGGGACGCCTCCGGAGCGGAGCCGGCCGTACGCCGTGCTGCGCGGGCAGAACCTAG tgCTCATGGGAAGCATCTTCAGTATCCTGTTGGTCACTATGATCCTTATGGCCATTTGTGTGTACAAGCCCCTTCGCCGTCGCTAA